Sequence from the Clostridium saccharobutylicum DSM 13864 genome:
GAGCATACTCAAAGCAACAGTATTAGCTCCACCCTCTGGAATTATTATGTCTGCTCTTCTTTTACTTGGATCTACAAATTCTTCATGCATAGGTTTTACTGTACTAAGATATTGATTTACAACTGAATCAAGATCCCTTCCTCTTTCTTGAACATCTCTTAACAATCTTCTTATTATTCTAACATCACCATCAGTATCTACAAATACTTTAATATCCATTAGATCACAAAGTTCCTTATTTTCAAAAATCAATATTCCTTCAACTATTATTACTTTTGTTGGTTTTACTTCAACTGTTTCATATAATCTTGTATGTTCAACAAATGAATATACTGGATGATATATTGTATTTCCTTCTTTTAAACTCTTAAGCTGCTCTATTAGAAGATCTGTATCAAAAGAATCAGGATGATCATAATTAAGTTTTTTACGTTCTTCCATCGGAATTCCTTCATTTGATTTATAATAATAATCATGACAAAGAATACTCACCTTATCTTCAAAAACTTCTTTTATGCTTTGCGCTAAGGTAGTTTTTCCAGATCCACTACCTCCAGCTATACCTATTATCATTACATCTTGCATATTTTCCTCCATAATAAATTAATATGTCTTAATTAATTTATAATACCTATTAATAAGACTTAATCTCTGTCCCTATTGACATTTAACTATTAAATTTTATTATAAATGAAAGAAAAAAACAACTCCTATTAACAATTGGTATATGAAAATACTATAATTTAATATAGATAAGTAACTTATCCTTTAGAATTATGATGTAACTTACAGAAAGTAAAATCACAATCTTAAATTTAATAAATGTGTAAATATTTATACTAATAAGTCTATTTTATAGACTTAATTATGAAAAAATATTCACTTAATATATTGATTTATAACGACTTGATGACTATCCAATTCTATTTAATCATATTTTTCTATATAGATAAATAAACTACAAACTAAATTTAAGCTTTGAAATATATTATATACTAGAAAGAAGCTATATTCTTTTTTGGGGTGTTGCATTTATAACTTAATTGTAGGCATTTCTTCAGTAGAAGTTGTTCTATTCTTGCTTGTAATCAACTTATTTGAGACTCATACATAAATGAGCACAACTTCTGGCTGATAAGTGAATGTCCAAATCTTGTATTTGGCTTCTCGAACTTACTCAGTGAACGTATATAAGTCGAGTTTCATTTTACACAACTAAGTTATATAGCAACTGAGAAAAAGAATACAACTTCTTTCTATAAGTTACTACACAAGTCCAAATCTAAAGTTGTTTATATATAAGAGTTTTACAAAACATTTTTTTGTAAAGCTGAATTTTTCTTATATAAATACACAGTTAATTTATTATTATCTTTATCTCTGCTTTTAAGCATAACTGCATTTGTATCATCGTCATCCTTGTCTCCAAAAAATTCTATTGCTCTATTAATCTTTTTTATTTCTCCATTTTCATTTTTACATAACATTGATATTTTATTATTAAAACCTCTATGATGATCATTTAATTTCACATTAGTATATTGTTTTGACTTAGGTTCATCATTAAAATTATTTTCAGCATTTATATCAGAACATATCTCGTTTTCAGAGATAGTACTAACTTTTGTATCCTCTTTTTCATCTCTAACATTTATATTTTTTAAAACATATTCAATTTTAGTTACAAAAGCTTCATATTCCTCTACCATTTTAACTAATTCCTTAAATTCAATTACATCTTCTCCATATCTATTTTTAAATTCTTCTATCATATTTTCTACTTTTCCTTTATCATATATCCCTTTAAATGATAAGTCTTTTGCCAATCTTCTCACTATAACATCTATACTTTTATATTTTACAAATTGGAACATCTTTACGGTGAAAAACATCGATAATAAACAACAAGGTAGTGCAATTAGAGTAAATTTATTTAACAAAATACCAATAAATATTAGTAATAGAAAATTTGTATTCGCATCTTTATACTTCTCAATACCTTCTGATAACATAGGACTATAGGATAGAATTTTTTCTATCATAAGATCCTTGTTTTTTTTATCTATAGCTTTATCGTTTTTTTTATCTTTAATTTTTAGTTTTTTAAAACTTCTTTCTGTCTCTCTATTCACGCTCCCAACCTCCTCTTTTTGTAATTGTTTCCTTAATTTTACATCCTATGTGTTTTGCAATCAAGTTTTTATATCTTTTATATATCTATCTATTTTTTCAAATTATGTTAAACTTCAATATGTTATGATTTATTTTGTTATCATATATTAACATAATATGTCTTTTATGCACTTTAAATTTTTTTATGAATTTGTTTAATTAAACCTATTGACATAATTATATATATATGTTATTATAATAAATTTTACTTTTATTTAAATTTATGTTATACTATATAAGTAAATCATTTAGGAGGTGTGTTTTTTGTTTTCAATCGGTGATAAAGTCGTTTATCCAATGCAAGGTATAGGTATAGTTGAAAAAATAGAAGACAAAGTTTTTTCTGGAAAGAATAAGGAATACATAATAATTAAAATATTTTCTAACAATCTTGAAATAATGATTCCAAGCGATAAAATTTCTAATTCCAATTTGCGTATGATTAGTGATAATTCTACATTAGATGATATACTTTCTAGTCTTAATAATATGAATAACAACTCTGAAAGTCTATCTTCTAAAGAGAGATATCAATATAATGCAAATAAATTCAAATCTGGTTCTCTAAAAGATAGCGCTGAAGTCGTTTATGATTTAATGCTTATGAATAAAGAAAAAGCTTTAAACACAAGTGAAAAACAACTATATAATATTGCACATAAATTTTTAGTTGATGAGGTTTCTCTTATTAAAGATATAACTGAAAGTGAAGCTACAAACTTCTTGCATTTAGACCTTAATTAAGATATTTTTGCTGTACATATTTTGCATTTATATGTATTCAATTCTATAAAACCACAAAATTGTACACGAAAATTAAACCTATTAAATAATAACAACATAGTTGTTTTTATTTAATAGGTTTAATTTTTTATTTAATTACGAATTTTTATACTATAAAGAACATAAATTAACCAATTACCACAATTACCAGCATAGCAGATGATTTTTGTTAAATTCTAAAGCATATAAAAAAGCTATAAGAGTAAACTCTTATAGCTTAAATCACAAACAGATACTATCTTCTGTTGTTTTGTTGCTTTCTAGCTCTTCTACAATCAGGACATCTTACTGGTTCATTTTCAAATCCTTTTTCTTTGTAGAATTCTTGTTCTCCAACTGTGAATATAAATTCTTTTCCACAATCTTTACATACGATAGTCTTATCTTCCATTACTAATTCCTCCAAATTCAAAGACTTAGTTAACTAATTTTCTCATAAGGAGAAATTTTAATATAATTAAATCTTTTATCTATTTTTATTCCTTTCGGAACTCCTTAAGTATAACACGTATTCATATTAATTACAACTACTTCTTTAAATTTAATTTTGTTATTTTCTCTAACATGTAAATATTATCATTTAATACTTTTACATATAGATATAAATCATTATTTACTTTCACTACTTTCTTGCTTATCTTGTTGTTTTTGTATTCTTACTAAAGCTGTATTAACAAAGGAATTTACTATAATATATGTGCTTGATTCAACTTTAATAAAACTCATTTGAACATTATCGCCCATTTGTGTAAAAGCTACATCTCTAGACTTTTCTGTTGAATATGAAACAATTTATACTAAAAATTTAACTTATTAAACGAAAATTAATACAAAAATCATATCTTCAAAATAAAAAATCCTCTGTATTTAAGCTGTTAAAATACAGAGGTTCATATATTATTAAAAGGTTGTATTTCTAAATAATACAACGTTAAAAATGTGGAAGTTGTATTATACAATGTAAATCATAAGCAATGGCAAAGCAATGATTACATTTTAGAAATAATCCCTTTTGGGGGCTTGTTTAAATTTATAGCTTTTAAAACGAAAAAGAGATAACGAGG
This genomic interval carries:
- a CDS encoding zinc-ribbon domain-containing protein; the encoded protein is MEDKTIVCKDCGKEFIFTVGEQEFYKEKGFENEPVRCPDCRRARKQQNNRR
- the udk gene encoding uridine kinase; this encodes MQDVMIIGIAGGSGSGKTTLAQSIKEVFEDKVSILCHDYYYKSNEGIPMEERKKLNYDHPDSFDTDLLIEQLKSLKEGNTIYHPVYSFVEHTRLYETVEVKPTKVIIVEGILIFENKELCDLMDIKVFVDTDGDVRIIRRLLRDVQERGRDLDSVVNQYLSTVKPMHEEFVDPSKRRADIIIPEGGANTVALSMLLEKIRNFINEVN
- a CDS encoding CarD family transcriptional regulator, translating into MCFLFSIGDKVVYPMQGIGIVEKIEDKVFSGKNKEYIIIKIFSNNLEIMIPSDKISNSNLRMISDNSTLDDILSSLNNMNNNSESLSSKERYQYNANKFKSGSLKDSAEVVYDLMLMNKEKALNTSEKQLYNIAHKFLVDEVSLIKDITESEATNFLHLDLN